TTCATGATTTCTTTGGAGATAATGGGATGCGTGAGCAGGCCCCATTGCAGGGAGCGGGTTCCGGAGTTATTATTTCGCCGGAAGGATACATTGTAACTAATAATCATGTTGTTCAGGATGCAACCAAGATAGAGGTTGTACTAAACGATAAACGTTCCTATTCTGCTGATGTAGTTGGAACTGATCCCTCAACCGACCTGGCTGTTATCAGGATTGATGAAAAGGCTCTCCCTTACCTGGTATATGGTAACTCTGATGATTTGATGATAGGTGAATGGGTGCTTGCTGTTGGAAATCCTTTCAATCTTACCTCAACGGTTACCGCAGGTATTGTTAGTGCAAAAGCACGAAATATTAATATTCTCGGATCTCCTGATAGCCCGGCTATTGAATCATTCATTCAGACTGATGCTGCAGTGAATCGTGGAAACAGTGGGGGTGCCCTTGTAAATACCAGGGGTGAGCTGGTTGGAATTAATGCGGCTATCGCCAGTGGTAATGGCTTTTATGCCGGATATTCATTTGCAATTCCAGTCAATATTGTGAAAAAGGTGGTCGACGATCTGCTTGATTATGGAGAGGTACAACGGGCTTTCCTCGGAGTTAATATTCGTGAGATCGATAGTAAACTCGCCCAGGAACAAGGATTGAAGGAACTCCGCGGTGTTTATGTTGCTGATGTTGTTGAAGAAGGTGCTGCTTCTGCTGCCGGGGTAAAGAAGGGAGATATTATTGTTTCTGTAGGTGGTGTTGTTGTTAACAGTACCTCAGAATTGTTGGAA
This sequence is a window from Bacteroidales bacterium. Protein-coding genes within it:
- a CDS encoding Do family serine endopeptidase — encoded protein: MKKFGAYLAVAIMGGLISLGAFALIQKKYDKVQGVPQYSVPATLAGLNTSGTLLPDFTAAANVTVHAVVHIKTEYSRKNNYYDYFFNFHDFFGDNGMREQAPLQGAGSGVIISPEGYIVTNNHVVQDATKIEVVLNDKRSYSADVVGTDPSTDLAVIRIDEKALPYLVYGNSDDLMIGEWVLAVGNPFNLTSTVTAGIVSAKARNINILGSPDSPAIESFIQTDAAVNRGNSGGALVNTRGELVGINAAIASGNGFYAGYSFAIPVNIVKKVVDDLLDYGEVQRAFLGVNIREIDSKLAQEQGLKELRGVYVADVVEEGAASAAGVKKGDIIVSVGGVVVNSTSELLENVGRYRPGDKVALVINQGNKEKTLNIVLRNKEGNTSVVKKEEKNMVNLLGATFEKASPELLARIGSKNGVQVTKLSDGILKEAGIREGYVITEIDKKPVNSADDIETMLYNKKGGVLIEGIYPNRTRAYYGFGL